ttatgcttacatgaagcccattcaaaagcctttgaccggttgttgagagcattaagcaacatggacaacatcaataatcatggcaacaaggaatgagtttggtggagtcttccctcaaaccaccatttgtaagatatcctttcctttcactttgcattacatttacacatgcatttagttatttacatatacatttagcttgcatttgtattatatttcatattgcatttgcattagttagttcatatagtatagttgcattgtatctcacatgattcatatagatagttgcatatagattagaattcatgcatagttactaatgaccaatcctattcttttctacactagaaatagtgtttaaatcggtttggggaggtttgatcataggtgaccttagtttactagaaatcatgcatcatatagtatagtttagtttgcactcatttgttatatatgtcatatagaattgcatttagttagagcatgcattcattcatatcatatcattgcatttgtacttcaatttccataaaatcaaaaatccataaacatgtatttcctttttattcctactcctacatgtacattgaggacaatgtccaaaataaagtgggggatgggaatttatattccaaaatgcataaaaattgaaaaatttcgaaaaatcacaaaaatatgtcttttaatttcataaaaacaaaaaccataaaaatttgaaaaattgaaaaatccaaaaacaagttcatttcctttgtagtgtagactagtatatattgttttgtatatattgtgtttgttcatcctttttcacattggttgactacgccacatccgagacatgaggatattgaagaccgcatggtatgatctttccaatctcctttttcctctttatgttaatgactatgtggctttattttgattgatgcggtaaaaacaatgtgaatttaggattgcatttagtttatttggcatgttagttggtagaatcatttgcattaggatgtatatatgttagttgcatcatggcatgtagttgcatgttagaaaaattttgcgaaaccgtctacttgggaagcttgactagtgtatataggccctagtagatgctttttcttcttaagactttgcttgttagaatacttgtaaaacaccctaggacgtgtcatgctagtatcctttgacccatggattaaggcctagtcaagagtaccttgtggtgtgataactccttggctaccgtttattccaaggtgacccttgaaaccatgcatgcatccatcattcatccatgttctaccacatttttgtcatcaaagggaatgggcacaaaaagaaatcaatttgagttcaatgaaatgaaaaatgaaagaaagtttgcaaaaatgcatcaaatgaaaagaggagcaaaaatagaactcctaaaagcttcaaatacaaggcaccctcgttactaattggggtgactttaaaaatgttaaaaaagaaatgcaaaaaaaaaattgtcaagtattgaaatgccaaaaataaaaaaagaaatggcaagaaagtgttctcaaatgtcaaatgccacaagaaattggggggaaaaacaaaaacaaaagcaaactcccaaaattaaactcaattactatcgatccctttatccatcgtatccatttttgtgcatggtagagaggggatgacccttcttcttgtctaggcaagagagggaattccgcgatcctccagtgtttctaacaccataaggagtctattcttgacaaaagcatttaacgattgaggacaaaggtaccctagcttgacacaacttggaggtgatttattggtatcctcctaggcttagtagtttgaataaattgcatctatgaaggagtgtgtacccttgaattgcttcccttgtagataatttccgccacttagatgaggaaagtggctattcttttgtagatgcatccattatgtgattttgtgtgcttaatgtttagatgtgtcgccattttggcaagacccaccttgccttgcaagaaggcatcctacctcatggttgtcttgttgtgagttgaaggggcagagtgagacccgctaattgtctcatatcggttatgttattaggttagtttaaataaaggtctagttttagtcacctctttactcgggatgagtaaaggttcggtttggggatatttgatgtgaccattatttgcgcacatttagtcccctaattgagcctattttgcatactattataacattctatggccattttatccgtcaaaaccttcctatttgcttttctatcgcatttcatatgttttgtagaaaaggagataataaggcggaaattcccgtctttcgtgcatatttggaagcttattgatgatattagatggactagtatgaagaggaggcaagaatgatgaccaatgacgtaagaataaagattatatagaagggtcataaggtttaaagcaaggaggaaaagcaaggaagccattcatgaagaaaattgctcggaacgcaaaccaagagctgctcctttggctctgaaaatatgctagatggaacggcgtcgaaaaaacaagcgatctaggcttttgaatcactccaataggagtccggatgagaaaatgacgtccgttttacaatccgagctcaaacaaagaagctgtacaggaatccgcgcgtcccgcgctgaagacgcttgtcttcccaaatccgctcggattgctccaaatccgctcggattccttcccttgctacaatccgagcgtcttgctccaaatccgctcggattcccttgctacaatccgcccgtcccgacaccaatccgcccggattccagtccagcgcaaattcgttcttcaagctttcaagaaagacgcccttccttcgaaaaataccggctcctccctgctctaaactcaaaagtgtaattactaaattagccttagttaaccctaaatgcatccacctaatttccactataaataccccatttgtaataatcaaaaggaaCATCCTCTCTTATCTAGAaacaaatccttctttagattagattaggagtagattagaatagattactctttaatctttccacaaatatcacattaatctctcttaattattgttcaagtttattattcaagtttattattgggtaattgaagattattgggtttattgggagattgacaaccttccatcaatcatcaagttcttctattattctttgctttattgtttggatcatcttaagttggtataattcctttactctttactctttattgttcatttcttcattccattatcatgtttatacttgttgtgatgattgacaccattaatgacatgtttcccatgataatgagtgagtagtcttttagctaggattagtgggtaattgggggaaacaaacatgggattgattcatgcttaatctaatatgttcacatgattaaattgcttgcttgttgtgatgtcaactttatgcacatgttatgtttggtgaaatgctaagcctatgaatccttgcatttacaaccatctcttatctactcaacttgacttgtaagatataaaccaactcgagtcttgttagaccatgcatagaagttgattaggaggaaagtaagtcgacttgtaggtgttgtacaatctaatcgattcggctccgggacccaactcttcctaagaaccgtaagatataacccaactcggttcctccacaacattaattgcttgcaaccttgtaaacatgtttgtatgatcaacaccatgaatcccctatgaccccatgatatcctagcacttttaatcatttgtttacatctttccctttattgcttgttttaccttattgtttgcattagtctagacacaactacaaacccaaacaaatcgtgacactagcataaattgagatagatagacttagaacccaaagcacaccgtcccatggatcgacctcgacttaccgctaactagtagtttgttgagtattataaatgtgtttgattggatgagtgacgacatcaaccggatcatAGGGCCAAttagttacgatatttaattTGTAACTACTTCTCAATTTCTTACTATTATACGTGTGTTTTATTGCAGTGAATCAATCTCTTGGTACAGTAGGCATGCCGCGCTGCGCCGATCCGACATCATGACCATGCTTCCCGAGGTTGTAATGTCGCTTTGTTGTCATTGAGTCGTGGGTCTTTTTTTGAACCATTTAGAGTCTCTTTGAACACTTACTTCCTAGGATGGCCTTCTTTGGGATACGTCATATggtaacccccccccccccccccgcacAAAGCCTAAAAGTTATACATTAGTTCTTACTTTTATTATGTAGTCTCACTCACTTCTCGAACAGAATGTATCATGCAGCTTTTGGATATACGTGAAGCGGAGTGCTCACGATCTAATGACATCACGATCGGTTGTATCACATTTGGGATACCTTCATCCAGGACTGTGATAAAACTTTCAACCTGAATGCCGAGTTTATCTTCGTACCTATCAATATTGGTGGGCACTTTGCATGCGTGTGTATACATTTTGGACAACAAACTGTTGATCTCCTTGACTACCAACATCATGCCAACTGGGATCAGTTTGAAATGTGCAATGTTACTCGCCAAGTGGCATCATTTTGTTAGCGATTATTTGGATGTCGAACGGATGGGGGATATGAGATTACTAGCTTTGAGCATCGGAAAATCCCGTTCAGGCGCCAAACACCCCTTCCTAACATAACGAGAATCGGGGATTTTCTCTATGATGTATATCTTTGATGTACGAGGGTCAACCTTTTGAGCATCCAGAgttggagaggaagaggaatcgaCGGTACTTGGTAGTCGAGTTGGTGGCGATGCTTGTTCTAGCTGACATAAATGTCAACAGAGACATTTTTGAAGCAAAGTTGAATGGGTTTATCATTTGGAAAAGAAGATTTATGGGCCAAGTTACAAAAGAAGCGCAAAATTAAGGTTGTGTTATCGAAAAAGTGAACAATTTGtggacatattttttttttttgaaatgtatTTTGTTTGGCAATCTTGAACTTAGAAAAGAATGTTTTGTCTTGTGGTTGGCAATGTTTGCAAGTGTAAGCTTTGAAGTAATGAAGTGTAATGGTAAATTACACTAATGAAGTGTAATGGTTGACTATTTTTTGGCATTTATAATCATAGTtttttcaaagtgtaaatgtgactaaattgcaagtgtaactgttatcacacttgtaatttagtcacatttacactttaagtgtaaatgttaacacacttaaagtgtaaatgttaacaccgTCGATTGTCAACTTTATCATACTGAAAGTGTGAATGTAAACACACTGAAATTAAATTGAATGTagtgtaaatgtggtgacatgggaagtgtaaatgtggtgacagcccaagtgtaaatgtgaacaaaaaaaaagtgtaaatgtgaacaaatagaaagtgtaaatttgaatataggagaagtgtaaatgtgaacaaataaagtgtaaaactGACTAaatgggaagtgtaaatgtgaagatattcaaagtgtaaatgtgaggatatagtatgtgtaaatgtgaagttctttggaagtgtaaatgtctttGACatgagaagtgtaaatgttaacaccaGTTATTTGAAAATAAGTGTAACTGTTACTTGAAATAACATAAGTAATCCAAAATAAGTTCAAGTAACACAATGTTTGGCTATCTAATAAAACAGAGAGATTTTGGTCTTATGACAGTGTAACTCTAACGTTGGTGTTACTAAAAGTTATACCAACTGCAGTTCAAAGTTACGCTGCCATGAGACCAATTCCTTATCGCCCGCTCCATTTATAGCACATCAAAGTTTTAAGTTAAACACTCAAAATATATAGAGCAACACTTGTCACTGATCTGACGTCTATTCTTGTTCTGACTCcagctcttcctcctcctcttcttcatcctcttctgGTTCAGACGACCCTTCGCACGATGGCGTGTGTGCTGAGAAGGGGTTAGGGCAGTTTCTCTTGTCGTGATTTGTCATTCTCTTGCAATTCTTACACTTACGTTTGGGTTTCCTAGCCAAcaccattgcttttgttttgGCTGACAACAATCTTTTTCCGGTCCCCTTGTTTTTCGAATTCTTTGGTGGCAATATTGTCACTACCTCAGATGCCGTACAATTCAGAAATTTctccatttgttgatttttattcaaCACTTCCCCTAATGGTGACAGGGAGTGTTTAAATGATCTAATTACAGCGGAAAAGCTGTCAACATCAGCTACTCCTTTGTCTCGAAGGAGCCCTACAGCttcatgaacttctgaccacattaTTGACATTGCAATTTGTTTTTCATCGATGACTTGCATGTTTTCTGTCCCTTCACCATTAGTATTGAAAATCCTTAATCGGAGATACTCTTTCATCCATCTATTTACAACATAATCTTCTGGTATAGTCTTTATCCCACTTGCTGAAAAAATCCATATTATATGGCGGCATAGGATTCCGGTCCTTTCAAACATCGTACAACTGCAGCTTGCTTTACGTGTACCTGTGTCATCAGATAAAGCTATCATGTAAGTGTGAACGTTAAAAATAGTGTcactgatgtaaagtgtaaatgtcaagaattgtaaagtgtaaatgttaagttattagaagtgtaaatgtaaactaattagaagtgtaaatgatatgaactgtaaagtgtaaatgttaaggtattagaagtgtaaatgttaagttatagggatttaaatgtgtaaatgtcatatgatgtaaattgtaaatgtcatgaaatgtagtgtaaatgtcattaagtggaaaagtgtaaatgttaaggtataggaagtgtaaatgtcatatgatgtaaagtgtaaatgtcaagaattgtaaagtgtaaatgttaagttattagaagtgtaaatgtaaactaattagaagtgtaaatgatatgaactgtaaagtgtaaatgttaaggtattagaagtgtaaatgttaacttATAGGGatttaaatgagataaaaacagaaagtgtaaatgtcatatgatgtaaagtgtaaatgtcatgaattgtaaagtgtaaatgctaagtaattagaagtgtaaatgtaaactaataggaagtgtaaatgataTGAACTGTAAAGTGGAAAAGTGTAAATAGGGCTGTAAATGAACCGAGCCTGCTCGACAAGCCCTCgggatcggctcggtcaaagttCGGCTCGAGATCGGTCAAActgagctcgagctcgggctcgaaCAAAGCTGAGCCCAAACCGAGCCGAGCTTGAGCACACTAAGGCTCGGCTCGGGAGCTCGTTTGAGCTTgttatttttaaaattacttaatgtttttcaatatatttacttaaattgtatcaattttaaaataaataaattaaaatattagtttataagataaaattacataataactgTTATTATAAGCTAACAAAAAAATAATATTCtcgtttgaatttgaatttttaaataaaaaattactTTATAATTAAAATAACGCTAAAAAAATAGTACACAAACAAAGCTCGTGCTCGGGTTCGGGCTCGTAAAATATTATATGAGCCGATCCCGAGCCTTGATTTCAAGAGCTCGGGTTCGGACTCGAACTCGACTTTTACAATATGAGCCGAGCTCCATCATAGgtaagctcgagctcggctcggctcgtttacacccctaagtgtaaatgttaaggtattagaagtgtaaatgtaaactaataggaagtgtaaatgtcaggaACTGTAaagtggaaaagtgtaaatgttaaggtataggaagtgtaaatgtcatatgatgtaaagtgtaaatgtcatcaattgtaaagtgtaaatgttaagttattagaagtgtaaatgtaaactaataggaagtgtaaatgtcatgaactgtaaTGTGTAAatattaagttattagaagtgtaaaggttaagttataggaatttaaatgagataaaaacagaaagtgtaaatgtcataggaaGTGTAAACTACCTGGACTGTATGCAACTTCAAAATTCTTCTTTCTGGATGAATCTTTGACAGTAGTTACCTCTAGCTCGTCTCTCTCAGTGAAACCTCCTGTTCTACATGTATCAATTGAGAAGATGGCTTCTTGTTTGAATTTGTGGAAAGCTGAATAGGTGTACACCTTTGCAGCATGAATCTCTAATGCCAGATGTGTTGACGCCGTTGCAGACGAGTGCTTATCCATGTTGTCAAGCTGCTTCTGTGTATATCTTTGTTGGTCCATAGTGctctcaaaacgcatccaaaacttaACCAATGTTCCTGAATTGTCCTCAAACCTCTTGAAAAagctattttcgctctctgatctttgagttgtcctcataatcgacgccatcctcaagtctcttcaatgcgccatcacccactCTCCCCTTATAGCATATGTATCTGCAAACCAATCATTTACGCCAACACCATGATCTTCAATTATTTGCTCCCAGATATCATCAAATTCTTCTGCCTCAAGCtcatcgtcccatataatgtaATTAATTTTACACATGAACTCATTATAATCACTCCTCGAGACGCCAAACTTACTGGGcattttgttcattatatgccacatacagAACCGATGGCGCGCTGTCTTGAAAACAAGAGGGACAGATTTGATAATACCTGAGTCCTGATCTGTAATTATGTACTCGGGTTCCTTACCCCCCGTTGCTTGTAAACACCGGCTGAAAACCCAATTCAACGACTCATAATCTTCCCTTGCAATTAGAGCCCCACAGAACGTCACAGATCGTTTATGGTGGTCAACACCTGTGAATGGTGTGAATACCATAGAATACTTATTGGTGGAGTAAGTTGGGTCGAATGACACCGCATCACCAAAAATTTTGTAATTATCTCGGGCGGTACCGTCTGCCCATATGGCCCTACGTAGGCTGCCATCATCGTCAAGGTCATAGTCAAAGTAGAAACCTATTCTTGTTTCAGTCATTTCCTTGAAATGGCCAACAAACAACTGACCATCCCGTTCATGAATGAAACATTTAACATCcctatggaagttcttaaaatcatttaagctTGCTCCAATGTTTTCGTATCCATTCACTTGTTCTTTGCAGATTCTGTATGTTTTTGTTGCTCCTATCTTCACCGCCAATCAATCATCAATGAGATACGTCATATAAATATAACATGAATGGAATTATTTATTTAGTATAGAGAGTGATTATGTATTACAAACCCTTGAGTTCGAAACGATTATCATCTTGTGATAATCTGTTATGTTACGCGACAATTTATGGAACTCTCTGTCCTTAAGTGAGATAAGCTCGTGATTGTGACCCTCGTGGAACCGGTCAATTAATAAAAGACCATTCTTCATATATAGTCGTATCCTCGCTTTACACCCCACTCTAGTGACCCTGAATATCCTCTGTGACTTCTCTCCAACCAGTCCGTCATCATGATCTTTACTGGGCTTCGTTTGAGCAAAACCTTCTCGATTGCAGACGACGAGCTTTGACTTGATCTCACCGCCACGCCATTTTTTTGTTGTGTACCTACGTacatcaaacccacaagcaacGGCGTATATCTTATAAAAAGTCACCGCATCCTCAACGCCCCCAAACTCCAGGCCGATGTACGGTGTAAACCTCTTCTCGACCTCCCTACACAGCTCCTGCCTGTCAGGTTGAACTCCATTCTGTTTTAGCAAGTCTGTAAATGTGCAcagagtgtaagtgtaaatgtaaacatccaaaagtgtaagtgtaaatgtcagcagaaacGAAGTGTAAATGTCTTTGTTTCGAAAGTGTAAATGTcggcaaaagtgtaaatgtcaagagAAATGCAGTCtaaatgtgatgctttaaaagtgtaaatgtcaacaaaaagtgtaaatgtgcaaATTATGATGtcccaaaagtgtaagtgtaaatttaaacatccaaaagtgtaaTCGTAAATGTCGAAACGAAGTGTAAATGTCTTTGTtcggaagtgtaaatgtcaaagcaaaagtgtaaatgtcgcATAAATGCGgtgtaaatgtgatgctttaaaagtgtaaatgtgaacaaataaagtgtaaatgttttcaaatgctaactcaaattaaaactataatattagcaattaaaaggtgactataacaattaaaaagtgtaaatgtaaaactatagcaaaaAGAGTAAACATCCAAATGTGTAGAGTaaacgaagtgtaaatgtgattgtcgaaagtgtaaatgtcaacaaaatcGTAAAAGTGcaccaaaagtgtaaatgtgagcaggaatgcagtgtaaatgtgatgctttaaaagtgtaaatgtcaacaaaagtgtaaatgttgtcagaatgctaactcacataaaaaatataacaataaaaatccaaaggtgactataacaattaaaaagtgtaaatgtaaaagtacagcaaa
The Silene latifolia isolate original U9 population chromosome 11, ASM4854445v1, whole genome shotgun sequence genome window above contains:
- the LOC141613451 gene encoding protein FAR1-RELATED SEQUENCE 1-like translates to MDQQRYTQKQLDNMDKHSSATASTHLALEIHAAKVYTYSAFHKFKQEAIFSIDTCRTGGFTERDELEVTTVKDSSRKKNFEVAYSPALSDDTGTRKASCSCTMFERTGILCRHIIWIFSASGIKTIPEDYVVNRWMKEYLRLRIFNTNGEGTENMQVIDEKQIAMSIMWSEVHEAVGLLRDKGVADVDSFSAVIRSFKHSLSPLGEVLNKNQQMEKFLNCTASEVVTILPPKNSKNKGTGKRLLSAKTKAMVLARKPKRKCKNCKRMTNHDKRNCPNPFSAHTPSCEGSSEPEEDEEEEEEELESEQE
- the LOC141613452 gene encoding protein FAR1-RELATED SEQUENCE 5-like; its protein translation is MGVVVVGGGGRSGEEVRVVGRSEEVHLDLILEVGSWGGGAYGWLMVVVVVGTLRRQIWGYEGKEEEMRLSDLLKQNGVQPDRQELCREVEKRFTPYIGLEFGGVEDAVTFYKIYAVACGFDVRRYTTKKWRGGEIKSKLVVCNREGFAQTKPSKDHDDGLVGEKSQRIFRVTRVGCKARIRLYMKNGLLLIDRFHEGHNHELISLKDREFHKLSRNITDYHKMIIVSNSRIGATKTYRICKEQVNGYENIGASLNDFKNFHRDVKCFIHERDGQLFVGHFKEMTETRIGFYFDYDLDDDGSLRRAIWADGTARDNYKIFGDAVSFDPTYSTNKYSMVFTPFTGVDHHKRSVTFCGALIAREDYESLNWVFSRCLQATGGKEPEYIITDQDSGIIKSVPLVFKTARHRFCMWHIMNKMPSKFGVSRSDYNEFMCKINYIIWDDELEAEEFDDIWEQIIEDHGVGVNDWFADTYAIRGEWVMAH